A single Cyprinus carpio isolate SPL01 chromosome A20, ASM1834038v1, whole genome shotgun sequence DNA region contains:
- the LOC109112923 gene encoding SAM and SH3 domain-containing protein 1-like isoform X4, with product MEEHQVSSPEEPQAASAASSDSFTRLWSDVMGMLDGSLGNIDDLAQEYSEYYNTYFSEVSDRMEELRKRQVSQELDMEKADTSFNSSQLCSDIQETFGINSEVSTPETERKIPLHKSSSEDGSGKWDNKKKNKSFWQNFRKSQKGVTRQTSKGEDIGYVASEITMSDEERIQLMMMVKEKMITVEEALARLKEYERNRQLSSSTDTAEWTEGSSPTVNLSSVCNSVEQSDDEQEDSVKFKRLHKLVNSTRRVRKKLIKVDDSKIHDSQDSLSLDAAPLCDDINALYAEIHKKPAQCTDSSLSSLAQEQLSLDGDTDSLTTSPSTSSLEAWKADHKLVKTPGTHPHGLIRPPRKSSAGSGLGVVGGSGSSFSELEGVGDDNAKVSRSTTDGEMRKALSSLSHGVSTDSVYAFYGLTRPRPKPHPLLVSLDDINNTKRPPVSMWQRNKPDPNYAYSTKHLLYQRSCNAQKTIAPSSTLPTSPLTRELPLAREKGKSCGGGVVGSWLFPPRRLKGRTAVSELNITYVVERSLYGHLNWTGLVRPLTLSKADRRWLLEDERDVNRKWASSMDRCTKRVLLRIQQKSRTCSFGGFDLTNRSLHVVNTAEPSEQEALYRDVVKSPTTSRISLGKKVKSVKETMRKRMSKKYAGSLSEQSSPDGTPSCPQSPQPDTDSLEKPKLKAGGSVESLRSSLSGQSSMSGQTVSTTDSSASNRESVRSEDGDDEEPPYRGPFCGRARVHTDFTPSPYDTDSLKLKKGDVIDIISKPPMGTWMGLLNNKVGTFKFIYVDVLAEEEEKPKRAVRRRRKGRPPKPSSVEELLERIGLKEHMPTFLFNGYEDLDTFKLLEEEDLDELNIKDPQHRAVLMTAVELLQDYDSSSDPERSALSGSQEKLLCEGRGLMADSPRDSGCYESNENLENGKSRKVSRHSRGSSGFDCGGVKSPDYPTLPMTHSTEVLQQQAKKERKFPKTFLPRPIKGFSLQSLCLKKASKAGQTSRILVSRSCEELDGPQETPESWKRSHSLGDIHWEQAFNQRKSEGEDKGRPESNKKKVKANPVESKLDQISNKAERKMGSPQRSTVPTQLPLNTVSPLPASQTSHGQPVSAPTSPAPRTHPKKPPVPPPVPAKKSKERLPNGLRHPPLVLSGSVPNTPTLPPKPTFTPTIPSESSPSVPLSPGESPAALSPAWLSDLPESACPQIHGAKVALSRKISHAKMTDLETLLEDRMHLEGIDLTEEPYSDKHGRCGIPQLLVQRYSEDFQQPVKDVASSLDQIRVKQLRKEHRMAIPSGGLTDMCRKPVSPVHVRSVSDWLVSIGMPMYSTPLSAAGFDTLEHVSSLNELKVREAGLKQDHHIRILLSEAQLVTASSSGQS from the exons GATGGCTCTCTGGGTAATATAGATGACCTGGCACAAGAGTACTCAGAGTACTACAACACATACTTCAGCGAAGTCAGCGATCGGATGGAGGAGCTCCGCAAGCGGCAAGTCTCTCAAGAGCTAGACATG GAAAAAGCAGACACCAGCTTCAACTCATCACAGCTATGCTCAGACATCCAG GAAACATTTGGCATCAACAGTGAGGTGTCCACTCCAGAGACTGAGAGAAA AATTCCTCTGCACAAATCCAGCTCTGAAGATGGATCag GAAAATGGgacaacaagaagaaaaacaaatcctTCTGGCAGAACTTTCGAAAGTCACAGAAAGGGGTCACAAGGCAAACGtcaaaag GAGAGGACATTGGCTATGTGGCCAGTGAGATCACTATGAGTGATGAAGAACGGATCCAGCTGATGATGATGGTGAAAGAGAAGATGATCACAGTGGAAGAGGCGCTGGCACGG TTAAAGGAATATGAGAGGAACAGACAGTTGAGCAGCAGTACAGACACAGCAGAGTGGACTGAAGGATCCAGTCCCACTGTTAACCTCTCCTCCGTCTGCAAT TCGGTGGAGCAGTCAGATGATGAGCAGGAGGACTCTGTGAAATTCAAGCGGCTTCACAAACTGGTCAACTCGACTCGACGTGTTCGCAAGAAGCTCATCAAAGTGGATGACAGCAAAATACATGACTCACAAG ATTCGCTCAGTCTGGATGCAGCTCCCTTATGTGATGACATAAACGCACTGTATGCTGAAATCCACAAGAAGCCAGCCCAGTGCACAGACTCCTCTTTGTCCTCTCTTGCCCAAGAGCAGCTCTCTCTGGATGGGGACACGGACAGTCTGACCACCTCGCCCTCCACCAGTAGCCTTGAAGCCTGGAAAGCAGATCACAAGTTAGTGAAGACCCCCGGCACACATCCCCATGGCCTGATCCGTCCACCGCGGAAGAGTAGTGCTGGATCCGGACTGGGTGTAGTGGGGGGTAGTGGCTCCTCTTTCTCCGAATTGGAGGGTGTGGGAGACGATAATGCTAAAGTCTCCCGTTCGACTACAGACGGAGAGATGCGGAAGGCCTTGTCATCTCTATCACACGGGGTAAGTACTGACAGCGTCTACGCTTTTTACGGCCTCACTAGGCCACGCCCAAAGCCGCACCCCCTTCTGGTGTCTTTAGATGACATTAACAACACCAAACGGCCACCCGTTTCCATGTGGCAGCGCAATAAGCCTGACCCAAACTACGCATACTCCACCAAGCACCTACTCTACCAGCGCTCCTGCAATGCTCAAAAAACCATTGCTCCCTCCTCCACCTTGCCCACTTCCCCTCTCACTCGTGAGCTTCCATTGGCCAGGGAGAAAGGGAAGAGCTGTGGGGGCGGAGTAGTGGGCAGCTGGCTGTTTCCACCGAGGCGTCTGAAGGGAAGGACGGCAGTTAGTGAGCTCAACATCACATACGTGGTGGAACGCAGCCTGTATGGCCACTTGAACTGGACCGGGCTGGTTAGGCCCTTAACGCTGAGCAAAGCAGACAGGCGTTGGCTCCTGGAAGACGAAAGAGATGTGAACAGGAAGTGGGCATCCAGCATGGATCGCTGCACCAAGCGTGTGCTCTTACGCatccagcagaagtct AGAACGTGTAGCTTTGGAGGATTTGACCTGACTAATCGTTCCCTCCATGTGGTCAACACAGCCgagcctagt GAGCAGGAGGCTCTGTACAGGGACGTTGTGAAATCTCCCACCACGTCCCGTATCTCTCTAGGAAAGAAAGTCAAGTCTGTCAAAGAGACTATGAGGAAACGCATGTCCAAGAAATATGCTGGGTCTCTCTCTgaacag tcCAGTCCAGATGGAACACCTAGTTGTCCTCAGTCTCCTCAGCCAGACACAGACTCTCTAGAGAAGCCCAAACTCAAGGCAGGAGGGTCTGTAGAGAGTCTGCGCAGCTCCCTCAGTGGGCAGAGCTCCATga GTGGACAGACTGTGAGCACCACAGATTCATCAGCCAGCAACAGAGAGAGTGTGAGGAGTGAGGATGGTGACGATGAAGAGCCTCCATACAGAGGCCCTTTCTGCGGCAGAGCTAGAGTTCACACCGACTTCACACCGAGTCCGTATGATACAGACTCACTCAAACTTAAG AAAGGAGATGTGATTGATATCATCAGTAAGCCGCCCATGGGCACATGGATGGGTCTGCTCAATAACAAGGTGGGGACGTTTAAGTTCATCTATGTGGATGTTCTGGCTGAAGAGGAAGAGAAGCCTAAACGAGCGGTTCGGAGGAGGAGGAAGGGCAGGCCGCCCAAACCCAGCTCAGTTGAGGAGCTTCTGGAGAGAATCGGTCTGAAG gaGCACATGCCTACGTTCCTGTTTAATGGGTATGAAGACCTGGATACATTTAAGCTACTAGAGGAAGAAGATCTGGATGAGCTCAACATCAAAGACCCGCAACACCGTGCCGTACTGATGACCGCTGTAGAGCTACTGCAGGATTACGACA gtAGCAGTGATCCGGAGCGCAGCGCCCTCTCTGGCTCTCAGGAGAAACTCCTCTGTGAGGGGCGTGGCCTCATGGCCGACTCCCCACGGGACTCTGGTTGCTACGAAAGCAATGAAAACCTAGAGAATG GTAAGAGCCGCAAGGTGTCGCGCCACAGCCGTGGTTCATCTGGATTTGATTGTGGGGGTGTAAAGTCTCCAGACTATCCCACTCTTCCCATGACTCACTCCACTGAAGTTCTTCAGCAGCAGGCCAAGAAGGAACGCAAGTTCCCGAAGACATTTCTGCCCCGGCCCATAAAGGGCTTCAGTCTGCAAAGCCTCTGCCTCAAGAAGGCCTCCAAAGCAGGACAGACCTCCCGCATACTGGTCAGCCGAAGCTGTGAGGAGTTAGACGGCCCCCAGGAGACCCCTGAGTCTTGGAAGCGCTCACATTCTCTGGGGGATATACACTGGGAGCAGGCCTTCAATCAGAGGAAGAGTGAGGGTGAGGATAAAGGCAGGCCGGAGAGCaacaaaaagaaagtaaaagccAATCCTGTAGAATCAAAATTGGACCAGATCAGCAATAAGGCTGAAAGAAAGATGGGCTCACCGCAGAGGTCTACGGTTCCTACACAGCTTCCTCTCAACACAGTCAGCCCATTGCCTGCTTCTCAGACCTCACACGGCCAACCAGTTTCTGCCCCAACTAGCCCTGCTCCACGGACTCACCCTAAAAAGCCACCTGTCCCACCTCCTGTGCCTGCTAAAAAGTCCAAAGAGCGTCTGCCGAATGGTCTGCGCCACCCTCCACTAGTGCTGTCCGGTTCAGTGCCAAATACACCAACCCTACCCCCAAAACCCACATTCACCCCAACCATTCCCTCCGAGAGCTCCCCATCAGTGCCATTATCACCAGGTGAATCTCCAGCAGCTCTGAGTCCAGCCTGGCTGTCTGACCTACCTGAATCAGCATGTCCTCAGATCCACGGAGCTAAAGTTGCCCTCAGCAGGAAGATCTCCCATGCCAAAATGACCGACCTGGAGACTCTGCTGGAGGACCGGATGCACTTGGAAGGCATTGACCTCACCGAAGAGCCGTATTCTGATAAA CACGGCCGCTGTGGTATTCCTCAGCTCTTAGTACAGAGGTACTCCGAGGACTTTCAGCAGCCAGTGAAGGACGTGGCGTCCAGTCTGGATCAGATCAGAGTTAAACAACTCCGCAAGGAGCACCGCATGGCT ATTCCCTCGGGAGGCTTGACTGACATGTGTCGGAAGCCAGTGTCTCCTGTTCACGTGAGATCTGTGTCTGATTGGCTCGTGTCAATTGGAATGCCCATGTATTCTACCCCTCTATCGGCTGCAGGCTTTGACACGCTGGAACATGTGTCATCCTTAAACGAGCTGAAAGTGAGGGAAGCGGGCTTGAAGCAGGACCATCACATACGTATTCTTCTCAGTGAAGCCCAACTAGTCACAGCCAGCAGCTCAGGACAGTCATAA
- the LOC109112923 gene encoding SAM and SH3 domain-containing protein 1-like isoform X5: protein MDGSLGNIDDLAQEYSEYYNTYFSEVSDRMEELRKRQVSQELDMEKADTSFNSSQLCSDIQETFGINSEVSTPETERKIPLHKSSSEDGSGKWDNKKKNKSFWQNFRKSQKGVTRQTSKGEDIGYVASEITMSDEERIQLMMMVKEKMITVEEALARLKEYERNRQLSSSTDTAEWTEGSSPTVNLSSVCNSVEQSDDEQEDSVKFKRLHKLVNSTRRVRKKLIKVDDSKIHDSQDSLSLDAAPLCDDINALYAEIHKKPAQCTDSSLSSLAQEQLSLDGDTDSLTTSPSTSSLEAWKADHKLVKTPGTHPHGLIRPPRKSSAGSGLGVVGGSGSSFSELEGVGDDNAKVSRSTTDGEMRKALSSLSHGVSTDSVYAFYGLTRPRPKPHPLLVSLDDINNTKRPPVSMWQRNKPDPNYAYSTKHLLYQRSCNAQKTIAPSSTLPTSPLTRELPLAREKGKSCGGGVVGSWLFPPRRLKGRTAVSELNITYVVERSLYGHLNWTGLVRPLTLSKADRRWLLEDERDVNRKWASSMDRCTKRVLLRIQQKSRTCSFGGFDLTNRSLHVVNTAEPSEQEALYRDVVKSPTTSRISLGKKVKSVKETMRKRMSKKYAGSLSEQSSPDGTPSCPQSPQPDTDSLEKPKLKAGGSVESLRSSLSGQSSMSGQTVSTTDSSASNRESVRSEDGDDEEPPYRGPFCGRARVHTDFTPSPYDTDSLKLKKGDVIDIISKPPMGTWMGLLNNKVGTFKFIYVDVLAEEEEKPKRAVRRRRKGRPPKPSSVEELLERIGLKEHMPTFLFNGYEDLDTFKLLEEEDLDELNIKDPQHRAVLMTAVELLQDYDSSSDPERSALSGSQEKLLCEGRGLMADSPRDSGCYESNENLENGKSRKVSRHSRGSSGFDCGGVKSPDYPTLPMTHSTEVLQQQAKKERKFPKTFLPRPIKGFSLQSLCLKKASKAGQTSRILVSRSCEELDGPQETPESWKRSHSLGDIHWEQAFNQRKSEGEDKGRPESNKKKVKANPVESKLDQISNKAERKMGSPQRSTVPTQLPLNTVSPLPASQTSHGQPVSAPTSPAPRTHPKKPPVPPPVPAKKSKERLPNGLRHPPLVLSGSVPNTPTLPPKPTFTPTIPSESSPSVPLSPGESPAALSPAWLSDLPESACPQIHGAKVALSRKISHAKMTDLETLLEDRMHLEGIDLTEEPYSDKHGRCGIPQLLVQRYSEDFQQPVKDVASSLDQIRVKQLRKEHRMAIPSGGLTDMCRKPVSPVHVRSVSDWLVSIGMPMYSTPLSAAGFDTLEHVSSLNELKVREAGLKQDHHIRILLSEAQLVTASSSGQS, encoded by the exons GATGGCTCTCTGGGTAATATAGATGACCTGGCACAAGAGTACTCAGAGTACTACAACACATACTTCAGCGAAGTCAGCGATCGGATGGAGGAGCTCCGCAAGCGGCAAGTCTCTCAAGAGCTAGACATG GAAAAAGCAGACACCAGCTTCAACTCATCACAGCTATGCTCAGACATCCAG GAAACATTTGGCATCAACAGTGAGGTGTCCACTCCAGAGACTGAGAGAAA AATTCCTCTGCACAAATCCAGCTCTGAAGATGGATCag GAAAATGGgacaacaagaagaaaaacaaatcctTCTGGCAGAACTTTCGAAAGTCACAGAAAGGGGTCACAAGGCAAACGtcaaaag GAGAGGACATTGGCTATGTGGCCAGTGAGATCACTATGAGTGATGAAGAACGGATCCAGCTGATGATGATGGTGAAAGAGAAGATGATCACAGTGGAAGAGGCGCTGGCACGG TTAAAGGAATATGAGAGGAACAGACAGTTGAGCAGCAGTACAGACACAGCAGAGTGGACTGAAGGATCCAGTCCCACTGTTAACCTCTCCTCCGTCTGCAAT TCGGTGGAGCAGTCAGATGATGAGCAGGAGGACTCTGTGAAATTCAAGCGGCTTCACAAACTGGTCAACTCGACTCGACGTGTTCGCAAGAAGCTCATCAAAGTGGATGACAGCAAAATACATGACTCACAAG ATTCGCTCAGTCTGGATGCAGCTCCCTTATGTGATGACATAAACGCACTGTATGCTGAAATCCACAAGAAGCCAGCCCAGTGCACAGACTCCTCTTTGTCCTCTCTTGCCCAAGAGCAGCTCTCTCTGGATGGGGACACGGACAGTCTGACCACCTCGCCCTCCACCAGTAGCCTTGAAGCCTGGAAAGCAGATCACAAGTTAGTGAAGACCCCCGGCACACATCCCCATGGCCTGATCCGTCCACCGCGGAAGAGTAGTGCTGGATCCGGACTGGGTGTAGTGGGGGGTAGTGGCTCCTCTTTCTCCGAATTGGAGGGTGTGGGAGACGATAATGCTAAAGTCTCCCGTTCGACTACAGACGGAGAGATGCGGAAGGCCTTGTCATCTCTATCACACGGGGTAAGTACTGACAGCGTCTACGCTTTTTACGGCCTCACTAGGCCACGCCCAAAGCCGCACCCCCTTCTGGTGTCTTTAGATGACATTAACAACACCAAACGGCCACCCGTTTCCATGTGGCAGCGCAATAAGCCTGACCCAAACTACGCATACTCCACCAAGCACCTACTCTACCAGCGCTCCTGCAATGCTCAAAAAACCATTGCTCCCTCCTCCACCTTGCCCACTTCCCCTCTCACTCGTGAGCTTCCATTGGCCAGGGAGAAAGGGAAGAGCTGTGGGGGCGGAGTAGTGGGCAGCTGGCTGTTTCCACCGAGGCGTCTGAAGGGAAGGACGGCAGTTAGTGAGCTCAACATCACATACGTGGTGGAACGCAGCCTGTATGGCCACTTGAACTGGACCGGGCTGGTTAGGCCCTTAACGCTGAGCAAAGCAGACAGGCGTTGGCTCCTGGAAGACGAAAGAGATGTGAACAGGAAGTGGGCATCCAGCATGGATCGCTGCACCAAGCGTGTGCTCTTACGCatccagcagaagtct AGAACGTGTAGCTTTGGAGGATTTGACCTGACTAATCGTTCCCTCCATGTGGTCAACACAGCCgagcctagt GAGCAGGAGGCTCTGTACAGGGACGTTGTGAAATCTCCCACCACGTCCCGTATCTCTCTAGGAAAGAAAGTCAAGTCTGTCAAAGAGACTATGAGGAAACGCATGTCCAAGAAATATGCTGGGTCTCTCTCTgaacag tcCAGTCCAGATGGAACACCTAGTTGTCCTCAGTCTCCTCAGCCAGACACAGACTCTCTAGAGAAGCCCAAACTCAAGGCAGGAGGGTCTGTAGAGAGTCTGCGCAGCTCCCTCAGTGGGCAGAGCTCCATga GTGGACAGACTGTGAGCACCACAGATTCATCAGCCAGCAACAGAGAGAGTGTGAGGAGTGAGGATGGTGACGATGAAGAGCCTCCATACAGAGGCCCTTTCTGCGGCAGAGCTAGAGTTCACACCGACTTCACACCGAGTCCGTATGATACAGACTCACTCAAACTTAAG AAAGGAGATGTGATTGATATCATCAGTAAGCCGCCCATGGGCACATGGATGGGTCTGCTCAATAACAAGGTGGGGACGTTTAAGTTCATCTATGTGGATGTTCTGGCTGAAGAGGAAGAGAAGCCTAAACGAGCGGTTCGGAGGAGGAGGAAGGGCAGGCCGCCCAAACCCAGCTCAGTTGAGGAGCTTCTGGAGAGAATCGGTCTGAAG gaGCACATGCCTACGTTCCTGTTTAATGGGTATGAAGACCTGGATACATTTAAGCTACTAGAGGAAGAAGATCTGGATGAGCTCAACATCAAAGACCCGCAACACCGTGCCGTACTGATGACCGCTGTAGAGCTACTGCAGGATTACGACA gtAGCAGTGATCCGGAGCGCAGCGCCCTCTCTGGCTCTCAGGAGAAACTCCTCTGTGAGGGGCGTGGCCTCATGGCCGACTCCCCACGGGACTCTGGTTGCTACGAAAGCAATGAAAACCTAGAGAATG GTAAGAGCCGCAAGGTGTCGCGCCACAGCCGTGGTTCATCTGGATTTGATTGTGGGGGTGTAAAGTCTCCAGACTATCCCACTCTTCCCATGACTCACTCCACTGAAGTTCTTCAGCAGCAGGCCAAGAAGGAACGCAAGTTCCCGAAGACATTTCTGCCCCGGCCCATAAAGGGCTTCAGTCTGCAAAGCCTCTGCCTCAAGAAGGCCTCCAAAGCAGGACAGACCTCCCGCATACTGGTCAGCCGAAGCTGTGAGGAGTTAGACGGCCCCCAGGAGACCCCTGAGTCTTGGAAGCGCTCACATTCTCTGGGGGATATACACTGGGAGCAGGCCTTCAATCAGAGGAAGAGTGAGGGTGAGGATAAAGGCAGGCCGGAGAGCaacaaaaagaaagtaaaagccAATCCTGTAGAATCAAAATTGGACCAGATCAGCAATAAGGCTGAAAGAAAGATGGGCTCACCGCAGAGGTCTACGGTTCCTACACAGCTTCCTCTCAACACAGTCAGCCCATTGCCTGCTTCTCAGACCTCACACGGCCAACCAGTTTCTGCCCCAACTAGCCCTGCTCCACGGACTCACCCTAAAAAGCCACCTGTCCCACCTCCTGTGCCTGCTAAAAAGTCCAAAGAGCGTCTGCCGAATGGTCTGCGCCACCCTCCACTAGTGCTGTCCGGTTCAGTGCCAAATACACCAACCCTACCCCCAAAACCCACATTCACCCCAACCATTCCCTCCGAGAGCTCCCCATCAGTGCCATTATCACCAGGTGAATCTCCAGCAGCTCTGAGTCCAGCCTGGCTGTCTGACCTACCTGAATCAGCATGTCCTCAGATCCACGGAGCTAAAGTTGCCCTCAGCAGGAAGATCTCCCATGCCAAAATGACCGACCTGGAGACTCTGCTGGAGGACCGGATGCACTTGGAAGGCATTGACCTCACCGAAGAGCCGTATTCTGATAAA CACGGCCGCTGTGGTATTCCTCAGCTCTTAGTACAGAGGTACTCCGAGGACTTTCAGCAGCCAGTGAAGGACGTGGCGTCCAGTCTGGATCAGATCAGAGTTAAACAACTCCGCAAGGAGCACCGCATGGCT ATTCCCTCGGGAGGCTTGACTGACATGTGTCGGAAGCCAGTGTCTCCTGTTCACGTGAGATCTGTGTCTGATTGGCTCGTGTCAATTGGAATGCCCATGTATTCTACCCCTCTATCGGCTGCAGGCTTTGACACGCTGGAACATGTGTCATCCTTAAACGAGCTGAAAGTGAGGGAAGCGGGCTTGAAGCAGGACCATCACATACGTATTCTTCTCAGTGAAGCCCAACTAGTCACAGCCAGCAGCTCAGGACAGTCATAA